The genomic region TAACAATAAAAACAGTTCCAAATATCCTCTTCTTCCAAAATAGCTTCATCACCATTTAAAACTCTTTCTATAATATCTCTGGGATTATAGCTAGAATGGCGAGCTGCAGGACAAGTAGAAGTGCACATACCACATTGTACACATTTTAAAACCCCATTTTCTTTTGTATTCTTATCATGAGAGATAATATCTACAGCAAATTCAATAGGATTATTGTTAATCAATTCTTTATTCATAAAAACACCTAAATAAAATAATACCATTAATTACCCAATAAAAAACACCTAAAACTAAGTATAAACAAGATAAATATAACTAATAAACACCTAAAACTAAGTATAAACAAGATAAATATAGCTAATAAACACCTAAAACTAAGTATAAACAAGATAAATAATAGAATTAAATACAAACTAATCAAATAATTTATAATTTAAACTCCTGATTTTCAATTAAATCTTTCAAATGAGAAGATAATTTATCTGCTCTAAGTAAATCAGATTGTCTACATACAATAGGAATATTATGAACCTTATCATCAATTTTTAATTTTAAACTACCAGTATTCATATTAAAGCTATCACCTATACAATAATGTGAACAGATTCCACAACCAAAACACCTATATAAATCTAATTTCTTGTCATTAAACGCATTAGTTGGACATATCTCTTCCACCCTACAGATATCACAATTAATACAGTCGGATTCAATAAATTTCGGCCTTAAATCATAAGCATCCCAAACTTTAGAATAATCAGTTTTAGATAATGGCAAGTGACGGCCTCTAATATCCATTACTCCCAATTCAATATCTTCATTTACGACTAATAAATTATTATAGATCTCTTCATTTAATACAGGAATCGGGATAGCTACAGTATCGTAAACCTCCCCACCTTCACCAGTTTTAAAGCCACCAATATATTGAGAATCCATATCTTTAATATTTCCACTTAGCATCAGATTTGGTTTTTCTTGTGAGCTTCTAGTTCCTTCACCAAGAACATAAGCTTCAGCACCATTTAAAAGAATCTTGGTTCCTGCCTTAATAATATTTAAATCCGGATCATTTTGAATAGGATTAAAATCACCACAACCAGAGAAAGTATAGGTGGAAAAATTACCTTCTAAAGGAATAGCTCCAAAAATAGAAGATACAGCTTCATCTGAAGGATTTGTAAAAGAATTGTAATTTTTAAATGCCATACGACTTCCTATCAGCTGACCTCTAATCAATTCATTAATATTTGTTTTAGATTCAATAATTTCTCCTTCAATTGTTTCAACTTTAACTTCAATATCTTTAGCTTCAAGAAGGTCTTTTAAAAGGAAACCTCCGCCATAAAAGGGATTTTCTAAAGATTTTGCAGTTCCATGAAGAATTAAATCTACAGAACCTAACCATTCATTAGGACAAGGTCCAACATTAGCTGGAACGCCATTTAAATAGATATTCTTAGCTCTCATAAATTTACCAGGTTCTGAAATAATGAAATTAAAAATAGCTGCAGTTCCACTCATTACACCACAAGTTCCTGTGGTTACTACATCTACTTCTTCAAAGCTTGGTGTTTTATCCTCTTTAATTAGTTTTTTAAACTCTCTAACAGTGAATATATTAGCCTCATTATTTTCAATCTTTTTATTTATCTCCTCAATTGTCCTTTCTTTCATATAATCCCTTCTTAAATATCTCTAAATATAAATTATAAAAATGATTATTTTTTATAGTTTTCCTAAAGTGTCTCCCCTTAATCCTCTCCTTAAGGTTTCAAGAGAAGTGATATCATCAGTAGAAACATTACCTAAATTGACAGAATTTCCAAGTTTTAAAATGAAAAATACTTGTTGGTCTTTATTTGGAGCCTCCCAAAGAATTTTATCTTTATCAAAATTACCAACAATATAGTCTATTTCATCATCTTTTGCCTTACCTGATGCATCAAATATCCCTATATCTTTTCCACCTTCACGAGCTTCTACAATAACTAAAGAAGAACCTGCATCCAATTCACTTTGCATAAGATCAATCCTTTCATCTAAACTCAGTTGTTTATCTAAATTAGGGTCCTTTTTTCCAACTTCTGATAAGATTTTAAATCCTTCATTTTTAGCTAATTCAATAGATTCTAATTTATTTTCATGAGGAATATTTATAGATCCATCAGATATTTCAATAGTTTCAAAGCCTAAATCATGTGCTTCTTTGAAAAAATCATCTAATTTATTATTTTTATATGCAATTTCAAATAAAGTTCCTCCAGTATATGGAACAATATCAAATGATTTATACATTTCAACTTTATCTTTTATTATATCTCTATCATGTACAATGGAAGTTCCCCAACCAAACTTTAAAAAATCCACATATTCCCCAGAAATCTTCATAAGACTTTCAGCGTTTTCAAGCCCTAAGCCCTTATCTAAAACCATTGTTAATCCATTTTCTCTTGGTTTATTCTCTCTTTCAATATCTAATAAAAAATTAAATGATTTCATAATATTCCTCCTTAATAAACTTTCTATTAATAAATTAATAAACTCTAAAATCCTAAAGTTGAATAAAGATTCCATAATAAATTAATAAATTCTAAGATCCTAAAATAGAAAATTAAAAAATTAATGATATATATTAAATTTAATAAATAAAGAATATATAAACTTTATTAATTACAAAAAATATGTTAATTTTTTATTACATAAAATAAAATAATTTTATAACATTTTAACCTATTTAACTAATTAATCATCAATTAAAAATGATAAAAACATATTGCAAAATTATAAAAAAATATAATTAAAAAATAAAAGATAATTAATTTAAATTAAAATATCAATAAAAATTATAGGTTAATAGTAAAAATAAAACTAATAAATGCTTTATTCTTAAATATAAAAATATTATAACTAGTAATGAAAAAATAAGAAAAAAATAAATTGTACTTATAAACTTACATAAAAATAATATTTTTTATATAAAAATATTAGATATTGCAAATAGAAAGCATTTAATAAAGAAATATATTGAAATAAATATGTCTCAATAAACTAACATAAAAGAACTAAAGAACTTACATTAATGAAGCAATAAGATTACAATTTAAAAAACTAAAATTAAAATTAAAGAAAAATAATGGAAGATATCATTAAACTCATATTTAAAATTTCACATATCTTCTTAACTAATTCAACTTTATAAACACTATAATTATCTAAAATAATATAAATCCTAGGTCCTGAATAAGAATACTGTTAAATTACTTTCTTTATCAATATTTTCAAAAGAATTTTACGATTTATTGAATCAATTCTTCATTTATTGTCTAAATTTTCCTTTCTACTTTGTTTTTCCAACTTTAATGCTAATCAACAGTTGTTAATTGATTATTTTCAATATTTTTCATTATTTTTATTTATAAAATCTTTTTTTAGTAGAATTTTTTTCTAAAATTTCTT from Methanobrevibacter olleyae harbors:
- a CDS encoding methanogenesis marker 16 metalloprotein, whose protein sequence is MKERTIEEINKKIENNEANIFTVREFKKLIKEDKTPSFEEVDVVTTGTCGVMSGTAAIFNFIISEPGKFMRAKNIYLNGVPANVGPCPNEWLGSVDLILHGTAKSLENPFYGGGFLLKDLLEAKDIEVKVETIEGEIIESKTNINELIRGQLIGSRMAFKNYNSFTNPSDEAVSSIFGAIPLEGNFSTYTFSGCGDFNPIQNDPDLNIIKAGTKILLNGAEAYVLGEGTRSSQEKPNLMLSGNIKDMDSQYIGGFKTGEGGEVYDTVAIPIPVLNEEIYNNLLVVNEDIELGVMDIRGRHLPLSKTDYSKVWDAYDLRPKFIESDCINCDICRVEEICPTNAFNDKKLDLYRCFGCGICSHYCIGDSFNMNTGSLKLKIDDKVHNIPIVCRQSDLLRADKLSSHLKDLIENQEFKL
- the comA gene encoding phosphosulfolactate synthase, with the protein product MKSFNFLLDIERENKPRENGLTMVLDKGLGLENAESLMKISGEYVDFLKFGWGTSIVHDRDIIKDKVEMYKSFDIVPYTGGTLFEIAYKNNKLDDFFKEAHDLGFETIEISDGSINIPHENKLESIELAKNEGFKILSEVGKKDPNLDKQLSLDERIDLMQSELDAGSSLVIVEAREGGKDIGIFDASGKAKDDEIDYIVGNFDKDKILWEAPNKDQQVFFILKLGNSVNLGNVSTDDITSLETLRRGLRGDTLGKL